A stretch of the Agromyces larvae genome encodes the following:
- a CDS encoding ABC transporter permease, whose translation MFFTYLRRELAGRRRQTAIIAVGMALAIALVMIVNAVSVGVRDAQTSVLQSVYGVGTDLTVSRTPTPPGEGDEGQGGGGPQRFEFGADDGQTADGSTAISQSRLTAGFGSSTFDASALETVQGIDGVAAASATLSLNNVSFSGELPDFQQRTDGGDTAQQGPTDQAQPQQPPQGGFDGAGGSAFDVDNFTVLGIDPSGDAVGPLSAVELADGRGLEASDAGEAVVVLDADYATSAELAVGDTLNIGGTDFEIVGTVTSTSADAATASNAYIPLDLAQSLSGEDGMVSSVYVQATSSDRIDAVQADIEAALPDATVSSQSDLASTVSGSLSSASSLVSNLGLWLSIAVLAAAFLIAILFTIQGVTRRTREFGTLKAIGWSNGRIVGQVAGESLVQGLIGGAVGLVVGLAGIWIINLIGPTLGGSAASGSFAAGGAGATGGGAGGPGGGQLGGGGGGGPFGRIAEAATSTTEVVLNAPVTVSVILIAIGLAVLGGLVAGSIGGWRASRLRPAEALRSVA comes from the coding sequence ATGTTCTTCACCTACCTCCGGCGCGAGCTCGCCGGGCGCCGCAGGCAGACCGCGATCATCGCGGTCGGCATGGCGCTCGCCATCGCGCTCGTCATGATCGTGAACGCCGTCTCGGTCGGAGTGCGCGACGCGCAGACGTCCGTGCTCCAGTCCGTCTACGGGGTCGGCACCGACCTCACCGTCAGCCGCACGCCGACCCCGCCCGGGGAGGGCGACGAGGGTCAGGGCGGCGGCGGACCCCAGCGCTTCGAGTTCGGCGCGGACGACGGCCAGACCGCCGACGGGTCGACCGCCATCAGCCAGTCGCGGCTCACCGCCGGGTTCGGGTCGTCGACGTTCGACGCCTCGGCGCTCGAGACCGTGCAGGGCATCGACGGCGTCGCCGCGGCGTCCGCGACGCTCTCGCTGAACAACGTCTCGTTCTCGGGCGAGCTGCCCGACTTCCAGCAGCGCACCGACGGCGGCGACACCGCCCAGCAGGGCCCGACCGACCAGGCGCAGCCGCAGCAGCCCCCGCAGGGCGGCTTCGACGGCGCCGGAGGCAGCGCGTTCGACGTCGACAACTTCACCGTGCTCGGCATCGACCCGTCGGGTGACGCGGTCGGTCCGCTGTCGGCGGTCGAACTCGCCGACGGGCGCGGGCTCGAGGCATCCGATGCCGGCGAAGCCGTCGTCGTGCTCGACGCCGACTACGCGACCAGCGCCGAACTCGCCGTCGGCGACACCCTGAACATCGGCGGCACCGACTTCGAGATCGTCGGCACCGTCACCTCGACCTCGGCCGACGCGGCCACCGCGTCGAACGCGTACATCCCGCTCGACCTCGCCCAGTCGCTCTCGGGCGAAGACGGCATGGTCTCGAGCGTCTACGTGCAGGCCACCTCCTCCGACCGGATCGACGCCGTGCAGGCCGACATCGAGGCGGCCCTGCCCGACGCGACGGTGAGCTCGCAGTCCGACCTCGCCTCGACGGTCTCGGGCTCGCTCTCGAGCGCGTCGAGCCTCGTCTCGAACCTGGGCCTCTGGCTGTCGATCGCCGTGCTCGCCGCGGCGTTCCTCATCGCGATCCTGTTCACCATCCAGGGCGTCACCCGCCGCACCCGCGAGTTCGGCACGCTGAAGGCGATCGGCTGGTCGAACGGCCGCATCGTCGGCCAGGTCGCGGGCGAGTCGCTCGTGCAGGGTCTGATCGGCGGGGCCGTGGGCCTGGTCGTCGGGCTCGCGGGCATCTGGATCATCAACCTGATCGGCCCGACCCTCGGCGGCAGCGCCGCCTCCGGCTCGTTCGCCGCAGGCGGCGCCGGCGCGACGGGCGGCGGCGCCGGCGGTCCCGGCGGCGGGCAGTTGGGCGGAGGCGGAGGCGGCGGACCGTTCGGCCGCATCGCCGAGGCGGCGACCTCGACCACCGAGGTCGTGCTCAACGCCCCCGTGACCGTGAGCGTCATCCTCATCGCCATCGGCCTCGCGGTGCTCGGCGGCCTCGTCGCCGGATCCATCGGCGGCTGGCGGGCATCCCGGCTGCGGCCGGCCGAGGCGCTGCGGAGCGTCGCATGA
- a CDS encoding amidase domain-containing protein produces the protein MSQHRRSPESTSAPASRRPRALMIAASALAVAGLAVGAVALGSAMGGTDAPRAARDSVTGGADDADTTSEGATEAAGGEVLPAAVAAQLAYVEAHWRDTENDEFGYLDESDCVNFASQSLLARGWQVDDEWWHTADGDPYASSDAWISSTAFRDYLDAHPERATALTDDQRDQVKVGDIVQFDWDDSGDRDHTGIVTGVTTLADGTISIEYAGHTDATFDRTVDEAIHEIHPGGVAYYWSIPE, from the coding sequence ATGTCTCAGCACCGCCGCTCCCCCGAATCCACGTCCGCTCCGGCATCCCGCCGCCCCCGCGCCCTCATGATCGCCGCGTCGGCGCTCGCGGTCGCCGGTCTCGCCGTCGGCGCGGTCGCGCTCGGCTCCGCGATGGGCGGGACGGATGCTCCGCGCGCTGCGCGCGACTCCGTGACCGGCGGTGCCGACGACGCCGACACGACCTCCGAAGGCGCGACCGAGGCCGCCGGCGGCGAGGTGCTGCCCGCCGCCGTCGCGGCGCAACTCGCCTACGTCGAGGCGCACTGGCGCGACACCGAGAACGACGAGTTCGGCTACCTCGACGAGAGCGACTGCGTGAACTTCGCGAGCCAGTCGCTGCTCGCCCGCGGGTGGCAGGTCGACGACGAGTGGTGGCACACCGCCGACGGCGACCCGTACGCGAGCTCCGACGCGTGGATCAGCTCCACCGCCTTCCGCGACTACCTGGACGCGCATCCCGAGCGTGCGACCGCGCTCACCGACGACCAGCGCGACCAGGTGAAGGTCGGCGACATCGTGCAGTTCGACTGGGACGATTCGGGCGACCGCGACCACACCGGCATCGTCACCGGCGTGACCACGCTCGCCGACGGCACGATCTCCATCGAGTACGCCGGGCACACCGACGCGACCTTCGACCGCACGGTCGACGAGGCGATCCACGAGATCCACCCCGGCGGCGTCGCGTACTACTGGAGCATCCCCGAGTAG
- a CDS encoding MarR family winged helix-turn-helix transcriptional regulator encodes MTAEAALDHAIASVEEQFGLVFNRARTLWFESAKQVHPELQPAGYKLLSSIVRAGSTNAHVLAELLDMDKSAVSRQVRQLEEMGLVESHADERDGRARVLVATPLAEERVAEVRLANQARLRSTLEGRSVDELLVLADVLRALGQA; translated from the coding sequence ATGACCGCCGAAGCTGCCCTCGACCACGCGATCGCGTCGGTCGAGGAGCAGTTCGGCCTCGTGTTCAATCGGGCGAGGACGCTCTGGTTCGAGTCGGCGAAGCAGGTGCACCCCGAGTTGCAGCCCGCCGGCTACAAGCTGCTCTCGAGCATCGTGCGCGCCGGGTCGACCAACGCGCACGTGCTCGCCGAGCTGCTCGACATGGACAAGAGCGCGGTGAGCCGCCAGGTGCGCCAGCTCGAAGAGATGGGGCTCGTCGAGAGCCACGCCGACGAGCGCGACGGTCGGGCCAGAGTGCTCGTCGCCACCCCGCTCGCCGAGGAGCGCGTCGCCGAGGTGCGCTTGGCCAACCAGGCCCGGCTCCGCAGCACCCTCGAGGGCCGCTCGGTCGACGAGCTGCTGGTGCTCGCCGACGTGCTGCGCGCGCTCGGCCAAGCCTGA
- a CDS encoding MDR family MFS transporter, with translation MSAVSDTHSPAEAERTPREVFIALSGLIVTMFVAVLSGTVVSTSMPRIIADLGGDQSAYTWVITASLLATAVSTPIWGKLADLVNRKVLLQLSIGLFVVGTAIAGFAQDTTTLIAVRVVQGLGAGGLMSLVMIIVALIISPRERGKYMGFVGGIMAVATIGGPLLGGVITDAWGWRANFFLPLPLAIVALLLLQFTLHLPKLPKRPVKIDFVGAILMAVGVSLALVWVTLGDKEFAWDSKTSLVMIGVAAAALIAFVIVEFFVAEPIVPMKLFKNRTFTLAVIASIAIGVAMFATSVFLAQYFQLARGATPTESGLMTIPMIVGQMGASIIVGALISRFGKWKGFMVAGALLVIAGTFLMTTLRYDTDYLVVSVAMVVLGAGLGMVMQNLTLVVQNDTPVSQLGAASSNVNFFRSIAGTVGVTVMGSLLATQVSTHIADGFEGFVPSSPEEIEALKGLQSGALPNVHELPDAIRVVIEGAYGQGISEVFWIAVPLAVLSLIAIAFLPNRKLSTKSAAQELAEELAEDAENAAVELAEAEIGAPVASVAEQFDETDASREPVGAVTGSMGAVDGRGTSEARR, from the coding sequence TTGTCTGCTGTCTCCGACACGCACTCGCCGGCTGAGGCCGAGCGCACCCCCCGCGAGGTGTTCATCGCGCTTTCGGGCCTCATCGTCACCATGTTCGTCGCCGTGCTCTCCGGCACGGTCGTCTCGACCTCGATGCCCCGCATCATCGCCGACCTCGGCGGCGACCAGTCGGCCTACACCTGGGTGATCACGGCCAGCCTGCTCGCCACCGCCGTCTCGACCCCGATCTGGGGCAAGCTCGCCGACCTCGTGAACCGAAAGGTGCTGCTGCAGCTGTCGATCGGACTGTTCGTCGTCGGCACCGCGATCGCGGGCTTCGCACAGGACACCACGACCCTCATCGCGGTCCGCGTCGTGCAGGGCCTCGGCGCCGGCGGCCTGATGTCGCTCGTCATGATCATCGTGGCGCTCATCATCTCGCCGCGCGAGCGCGGCAAGTACATGGGCTTCGTCGGCGGCATCATGGCCGTCGCGACCATCGGCGGCCCGCTGCTGGGCGGCGTCATCACCGACGCCTGGGGCTGGCGCGCGAACTTCTTCCTGCCGCTGCCGCTCGCGATCGTCGCGCTGCTGCTGCTGCAGTTCACGCTGCACCTGCCGAAGCTGCCCAAGCGCCCGGTGAAGATCGACTTCGTCGGTGCGATCCTCATGGCCGTCGGCGTCTCGCTCGCGCTCGTCTGGGTCACCCTCGGCGACAAGGAGTTCGCCTGGGACTCGAAGACCAGCCTCGTCATGATCGGCGTGGCCGCGGCCGCGCTCATCGCCTTCGTCATCGTCGAGTTCTTCGTCGCCGAGCCGATCGTGCCGATGAAGCTGTTCAAGAACCGCACCTTCACGCTCGCGGTGATCGCCTCGATCGCCATCGGCGTGGCGATGTTCGCGACCAGCGTGTTCCTCGCCCAGTACTTCCAGCTGGCGCGCGGTGCCACGCCGACCGAGTCGGGCCTCATGACGATCCCGATGATCGTCGGCCAGATGGGCGCCTCGATCATCGTCGGCGCGCTGATCAGCCGGTTCGGCAAGTGGAAGGGCTTCATGGTCGCAGGCGCACTGCTCGTGATCGCGGGCACGTTCCTCATGACCACCCTGCGCTACGACACCGACTACCTCGTCGTGAGCGTCGCGATGGTCGTCCTCGGCGCCGGCCTCGGCATGGTCATGCAGAACCTCACGCTCGTCGTGCAGAACGACACCCCGGTGTCGCAGCTCGGCGCGGCCTCGTCGAACGTGAACTTCTTCCGCTCGATCGCCGGCACCGTCGGCGTGACCGTCATGGGGTCGCTGCTGGCTACCCAGGTCTCCACGCACATCGCCGACGGGTTCGAGGGCTTCGTGCCGTCGTCCCCCGAGGAGATCGAGGCGCTGAAGGGCCTGCAGAGCGGCGCGTTGCCGAACGTGCACGAGCTGCCCGATGCCATCCGCGTGGTCATCGAGGGCGCGTACGGCCAGGGCATCTCCGAGGTCTTCTGGATCGCGGTGCCGCTCGCCGTGCTGTCGCTGATCGCGATCGCGTTCCTGCCGAACAGGAAGCTGTCGACCAAGTCGGCGGCGCAGGAGCTCGCCGAGGAGCTGGCGGAGGACGCCGAGAACGCCGCCGTCGAGCTGGCCGAGGCCGAGATCGGCGCGCCCGTCGCGTCGGTGGCCGAGCAGTTCGACGAGACGGATGCTTCGCGCGAGCCGGTCGGCGCCGTCACCGGGTCGATGGGCGCCGTCGACGGGCGGGGCACCTCGGAGGCCCGGCGATAA
- a CDS encoding sensor histidine kinase, giving the protein MTRPGDPGHAASARAKATTGAVPTAEAEPVVPNGRAPWTLRRRLLTLVAGLLIAMSAVVGVATVVLFHATSVERLDASLRAAASRADEATGPGVPNDPRATVITFLSVPGQPDGTVGAIFVGPESDSAYISDGQLISAGQAATAALAEVPADRRVHTVAVGGLGEYRSLAIDTAPEVRIVLALPLAEVTAQTTQLAVSVAVVALGGLVIALGVGSYVVRRSLAPLEQVTATAQAVSERPLDRGDVDLDERVPVDDPRTEVGRLGTAFNRMLGHVASALSAREQSERKVRRFVADASHELRTPLASIRGYAELTRLHGGALPDDVTHAIGRIESESLRMTELVEDLLLLARLDEGRELEHRPVDLRALVADSVADAQAAGPDHDWSAELPDEPVTVRGDEARLRQVLANLLANARVHTPAGTEVAARLDVDDTGARLTVVDDGPGIDPELQGRLFERFTRGDSSRSRRAGSTGLGLAIVKAVVEAHDGTVDIESEPGRTAFTVTLPAA; this is encoded by the coding sequence ATGACCCGCCCCGGCGATCCCGGACACGCGGCGTCGGCGCGCGCGAAAGCGACGACGGGCGCGGTCCCGACCGCCGAAGCCGAGCCGGTCGTGCCGAACGGCCGCGCACCGTGGACCCTCCGCCGCCGCCTGCTGACCCTCGTCGCCGGACTCCTCATCGCGATGAGCGCCGTCGTCGGCGTCGCCACGGTCGTGCTGTTCCACGCCACCAGCGTCGAACGGCTCGACGCGAGCCTGCGGGCGGCCGCGTCCCGCGCCGACGAGGCGACCGGGCCCGGGGTGCCGAACGACCCCCGAGCGACCGTGATCACGTTCCTGAGCGTCCCGGGGCAGCCCGACGGCACGGTCGGCGCGATCTTCGTCGGCCCCGAATCCGACTCGGCCTACATCTCGGACGGGCAGCTCATCTCCGCCGGCCAGGCGGCCACGGCCGCGCTCGCCGAGGTGCCGGCCGATCGGCGCGTGCACACCGTGGCCGTCGGCGGCCTGGGGGAGTACCGTTCGCTCGCGATCGACACCGCTCCCGAGGTGCGGATCGTGCTCGCCCTGCCGCTCGCCGAGGTGACCGCGCAGACCACCCAGCTCGCCGTGAGCGTCGCCGTCGTCGCCCTCGGCGGGCTCGTGATCGCCCTCGGGGTGGGCTCCTACGTCGTGCGCCGGTCGCTGGCGCCGCTCGAGCAGGTGACCGCGACCGCGCAGGCCGTGTCGGAGCGACCCCTCGACCGGGGCGACGTCGACCTCGACGAGCGGGTGCCGGTCGACGACCCCCGCACCGAGGTCGGCCGGCTCGGCACCGCGTTCAACCGCATGCTCGGGCACGTGGCCTCCGCGCTGTCCGCCCGTGAGCAGTCGGAGCGCAAGGTGCGCCGCTTCGTCGCGGATGCCTCGCACGAGCTGCGCACGCCGCTCGCGTCGATCCGCGGGTATGCGGAGCTCACCCGCTTGCACGGCGGCGCACTGCCCGACGACGTGACGCACGCGATCGGCCGCATCGAGTCGGAGTCGCTGCGCATGACCGAGCTCGTCGAGGACCTGCTGCTGCTCGCCCGCCTCGACGAGGGCCGCGAGCTCGAGCATCGGCCCGTCGACCTGCGGGCGCTCGTGGCCGACTCGGTCGCCGACGCGCAGGCCGCCGGACCCGATCACGACTGGTCGGCCGAGCTGCCCGACGAACCGGTCACCGTGCGGGGCGATGAGGCCAGACTGCGTCAGGTGCTCGCGAACCTGTTGGCGAACGCGCGGGTGCACACCCCGGCGGGCACCGAGGTCGCGGCACGCCTCGACGTCGACGACACCGGTGCCCGCCTGACCGTGGTCGACGACGGACCGGGCATCGACCCCGAGTTGCAGGGCCGCCTGTTCGAACGGTTCACCCGCGGGGACTCGTCGCGGTCGCGTCGAGCCGGCAGCACGGGGCTCGGGCTCGCCATCGTGAAGGCGGTGGTCGAGGCCCACGACGGCACGGTCGACATCGAGAGCGAACCCGGCCGCACCGCGTTCACCGTCACCCTGCCCGCGGCGTGA
- a CDS encoding sugar phosphate isomerase/epimerase family protein: protein MRRTIGVNTWVWVSPLTDDSLREIAAKAAGMGFGALELPVEQPGDWSTDVASDTLAEHGLSAVVVGAMGPGRNLVAAPGSEVVATQNYLVQCVKIAERLGSRVVAGPFTAATGRTWRMDATERAERYRELRTALAPVVRQAEERGIRLAIEPLNRYETSLVNTVEQALEALGPLLGPGLGLALDSYHLNIEEQRIGDAIRAAGDHLAHVQVCGNDRGPVGDDHTDWPAFLDALDDVGYTGPLGLESFTGENATIAVAASVWRPLAPSQDELAARSIRYLTALQDEREAR from the coding sequence ATGCGCCGCACGATCGGCGTCAACACGTGGGTGTGGGTGTCGCCGCTCACCGACGACTCGCTCCGCGAAATCGCGGCGAAGGCGGCCGGCATGGGGTTCGGTGCGCTCGAGCTGCCGGTCGAGCAGCCGGGCGATTGGTCCACGGATGTCGCGAGCGACACCCTGGCCGAACACGGGCTGTCGGCCGTGGTCGTCGGGGCGATGGGGCCGGGGCGCAACCTCGTCGCGGCGCCCGGATCCGAGGTCGTGGCGACCCAGAACTACCTGGTGCAGTGCGTCAAGATCGCCGAGCGGCTCGGTTCGCGCGTCGTCGCCGGCCCGTTCACGGCCGCCACCGGTCGCACCTGGCGGATGGATGCCACGGAGCGCGCCGAGCGCTATCGCGAACTGCGCACCGCGCTCGCACCCGTGGTGCGGCAGGCGGAGGAGCGCGGCATCCGGCTCGCGATCGAACCGCTCAACCGGTACGAGACGAGCCTCGTGAACACCGTCGAGCAGGCGCTCGAGGCGCTCGGGCCGCTGCTCGGGCCCGGCCTCGGGCTCGCGCTCGACAGCTACCACCTGAACATCGAGGAACAGCGGATCGGCGACGCGATCCGCGCGGCGGGCGACCACCTCGCGCACGTGCAGGTGTGCGGCAACGACCGCGGCCCGGTCGGCGACGACCACACCGACTGGCCCGCGTTCCTCGACGCGCTCGACGACGTCGGCTACACCGGCCCGCTCGGGCTCGAGAGCTTCACGGGCGAGAACGCGACGATCGCGGTGGCCGCCTCGGTGTGGCGCCCGCTCGCGCCGTCGCAGGACGAACTGGCGGCACGGAGCATCCGCTACCTGACCGCCCTCCAGGACGAAAGGGAAGCACGATGA
- a CDS encoding ABC transporter ATP-binding protein, producing MYRLENVGKQYTGKRTVTALKNVTLEIPAGQLVAIQGPTGGGKSTLLQMLGALDRPTSGTITLGSDELSHLPDRKLGRIRAKEIGFVFQGFNLIPTLTAQENVETALEPLGIPAAERTRRATEALASVGLAERASHVPGELSGGQQQRVAIARALVKEPVVLLADEPTGALDEETRDEILNLLEGLWRDRGLTLVIVTHDSAVAKRAERRLHIKNGVVTER from the coding sequence ATGTACCGGCTGGAGAACGTCGGCAAGCAGTACACCGGCAAGCGCACGGTGACCGCGCTGAAGAACGTGACGCTCGAGATCCCCGCAGGCCAGCTCGTCGCGATCCAGGGCCCGACCGGCGGCGGCAAGTCCACGCTGCTGCAGATGCTCGGCGCCCTCGACCGCCCGACGTCGGGCACCATCACGCTCGGCTCCGACGAGCTCAGCCACCTGCCCGACCGCAAGCTCGGCAGGATCCGGGCGAAGGAGATCGGGTTCGTGTTCCAGGGCTTCAACCTGATCCCGACCCTGACCGCACAGGAGAACGTCGAGACCGCGCTCGAACCGCTCGGGATCCCGGCCGCCGAGCGCACCCGACGCGCGACCGAGGCGCTGGCCTCGGTCGGCCTCGCCGAACGCGCCTCGCACGTGCCCGGCGAGCTCAGCGGCGGTCAGCAGCAGCGCGTCGCGATCGCCCGCGCGCTCGTGAAGGAGCCGGTCGTGCTCCTCGCCGACGAGCCGACCGGCGCGCTCGACGAGGAGACCCGCGACGAGATCCTGAACCTCCTCGAGGGGCTCTGGCGCGATCGCGGGCTCACCCTCGTCATCGTCACCCACGACAGCGCGGTGGCGAAGCGGGCGGAACGCCGCCTGCACATCAAGAACGGCGTCGTCACCGAACGCTGA
- a CDS encoding response regulator transcription factor, giving the protein MTNDHAHAPQLQKPDGSMVRVLVVDDEASLTDLLKMALRYEGWDVRTAADGLSAVKLAREFRPDAIVLDIMLPDIDGLEVLQRVRADGSEVPVLFLTAKDSLDDRIAGLTAGGDDYVTKPFSLEEVVARVRGLIRRSTLTLAQERDPVLRVGDLSLDEDSYEVERAGTPIELTATEFELLRFLMRNPRRVLSKAQILDRVWSYDFGGRETVVELYISYLRKKIDAGRAPMIHTVRGAGYMLKAATG; this is encoded by the coding sequence ATGACGAACGACCACGCCCACGCGCCCCAGCTCCAGAAGCCCGACGGCTCGATGGTGCGCGTGCTCGTCGTCGACGACGAGGCATCCCTCACCGACCTGCTGAAGATGGCGCTGCGCTACGAGGGCTGGGATGTGCGCACCGCCGCCGACGGGCTCTCGGCCGTGAAGCTGGCGCGCGAGTTCCGCCCCGACGCGATCGTGCTCGACATCATGCTGCCCGACATCGACGGGCTCGAGGTGCTGCAGCGCGTGCGCGCCGACGGCAGCGAGGTGCCGGTGCTCTTCCTCACCGCGAAGGACTCGCTCGACGATCGCATCGCCGGCCTCACCGCGGGCGGCGACGACTACGTCACCAAGCCGTTCAGCCTCGAGGAGGTCGTGGCGCGCGTGCGCGGACTGATCCGCCGCTCGACCCTCACCCTCGCGCAGGAACGCGACCCCGTGCTGCGCGTCGGCGACCTCAGCCTCGACGAGGACTCGTACGAGGTCGAGCGCGCCGGCACGCCGATCGAGCTGACCGCGACCGAGTTCGAACTGCTGCGGTTCCTCATGCGCAACCCGCGGCGTGTGCTGTCGAAGGCGCAGATCCTCGACCGGGTCTGGTCGTACGACTTCGGCGGCCGCGAGACGGTCGTCGAGCTCTACATCTCGTACCTGCGCAAGAAGATCGACGCCGGGCGCGCGCCCATGATCCACACCGTGCGCGGTGCGGGCTACATGCTGAAAGCGGCGACCGGATGA
- a CDS encoding RidA family protein, whose protein sequence is MKIEHVNPPTLHTNPAFSQGVLVRGDHDTLYVGGQNGTDASGQIVPGGLAAQSAQAIRNVLAVLEAAGADQTNVVHLTITLLAGESFQEGYTAIIPIWGMHPTAITGAQVSALARPDVLVEIEAIAAIPRGE, encoded by the coding sequence ATGAAGATCGAGCATGTGAATCCGCCGACCCTGCACACCAATCCCGCGTTCAGCCAGGGGGTGCTCGTGCGCGGCGACCACGACACGCTCTACGTGGGCGGTCAGAACGGCACGGATGCTTCGGGGCAGATCGTTCCCGGCGGGCTGGCCGCCCAGTCGGCGCAGGCGATCCGCAACGTGCTCGCCGTGCTCGAGGCCGCGGGTGCCGATCAGACGAACGTGGTGCACCTGACCATCACGCTGCTGGCGGGCGAGTCGTTCCAAGAGGGGTACACCGCGATCATCCCCATCTGGGGCATGCACCCCACCGCGATCACGGGCGCACAGGTCTCCGCGCTGGCACGGCCCGACGTGCTCGTCGAGATCGAGGCGATCGCGGCGATCCCGCGAGGCGAGTAG
- a CDS encoding sugar phosphate isomerase/epimerase family protein, with protein sequence MNAESPEPASLPEPASLPEPVEGSPLASTSSASPSPSPSPNSASSGHPVTLFTGQWADLPFAEVARLAAEWGYDGLEIACSGDHLDLKLAEEEPGYLDERREILQRHGLEVYAISNHLTGQAVCDDPIDFRHRAIVRPYTWGDGGPEGVRQRAAEDMKRSARVARALGVDVVVGFTGSSIWPYVAGFPPVPASVLDAGYQDFADRWNPILDVFDAEGVRFAHEVHPSEIAYDYWTSVRTLEAIDRREAFGFNWDPSHMMWQGIDPVGFIVEFADRIYHVDCKDTRLRPANGRAGVLGSHLPWGDPRRGWDFVSTGHGDVPWEDAFRALDAIGYTGPISVEWEDAGMDRLHGAAEAVGFIRSKLFPRPTASFDAAFSNQ encoded by the coding sequence ATGAACGCAGAGTCCCCCGAGCCCGCCTCGCTCCCTGAGCCCGCCTCGCTCCCTGAGCCTGTCGAAGGGAGCCCACTCGCTTCGACAAGCTCAGCGAGCCCGAGCCCGAGCCCGAGCCCGAACTCAGCGAGCAGCGGGCACCCCGTCACCCTGTTCACCGGCCAGTGGGCCGACCTGCCGTTCGCCGAGGTCGCGCGCCTCGCGGCCGAGTGGGGCTACGACGGGCTCGAGATCGCCTGCTCGGGCGATCACCTCGACCTGAAGCTCGCCGAGGAGGAGCCCGGATACCTCGACGAGCGCCGCGAGATCCTGCAGCGGCACGGGCTCGAGGTGTACGCGATCTCGAACCACCTCACCGGGCAGGCGGTGTGCGACGACCCCATCGACTTCCGGCACCGGGCGATCGTGCGGCCGTACACGTGGGGCGACGGCGGCCCCGAGGGGGTGCGGCAGCGCGCGGCCGAGGACATGAAGCGGTCGGCGCGGGTGGCGCGGGCGCTCGGGGTCGACGTGGTCGTCGGGTTCACGGGGTCGAGCATCTGGCCGTACGTGGCGGGGTTCCCGCCGGTGCCCGCCAGCGTGCTCGACGCGGGCTACCAGGACTTCGCCGACCGGTGGAACCCGATCCTCGACGTGTTCGACGCCGAGGGCGTGCGCTTCGCGCACGAGGTGCACCCGTCCGAGATCGCGTACGACTACTGGACGAGCGTGCGCACGCTCGAGGCGATCGACCGGCGCGAGGCGTTCGGGTTCAACTGGGACCCGTCGCACATGATGTGGCAGGGCATCGACCCGGTCGGGTTCATCGTCGAGTTCGCCGACCGCATCTACCACGTCGACTGCAAGGACACGCGGCTGCGGCCCGCGAACGGCCGCGCCGGTGTGCTGGGGTCCCACCTGCCGTGGGGCGACCCGCGGCGCGGCTGGGACTTCGTCTCGACCGGGCACGGGGACGTGCCCTGGGAGGACGCGTTCCGTGCGCTCGACGCGATCGGGTACACGGGCCCGATCTCGGTCGAGTGGGAGGACGCCGGCATGGACCGCCTGCACGGCGCCGCCGAGGCGGTCGGGTTCATCCGGTCGAAGCTGTTCCCGCGGCCGACCGCGTCGTTCGACGCGGCGTTCTCGAACCAGTAG
- the rplJ gene encoding 50S ribosomal protein L10, producing MANKEAAVAELQEKFQSSTAVLLTEYRGLTVAKLKELRKSISGDASYAVVKNTLTKIAANNAGITAFDDQLAGPSAIAFVHGDPVAVAKSLRDFAKANPLLVVKGGYFDGKPLTAEEVGKLADLESREVLLAKLAGAFKASLFGAAYLFNAPLSKAVRTVDALREKQESAA from the coding sequence ATGGCGAACAAGGAAGCCGCGGTTGCCGAGCTCCAGGAGAAGTTCCAGAGCTCGACCGCCGTTCTGCTGACCGAATACCGCGGCCTCACTGTTGCGAAGCTCAAGGAGCTGCGCAAGTCCATCAGTGGGGACGCGAGCTACGCCGTGGTGAAGAACACGCTGACCAAGATCGCGGCGAACAACGCCGGGATCACCGCGTTCGACGACCAGCTCGCTGGGCCGTCGGCCATCGCATTCGTGCACGGCGACCCGGTCGCCGTCGCGAAGAGTCTGCGCGACTTCGCCAAGGCGAACCCTCTCCTCGTGGTCAAGGGCGGCTATTTCGATGGCAAGCCCCTGACCGCCGAAGAGGTAGGCAAGCTCGCCGACCTCGAGTCCCGCGAAGTGCTGCTGGCGAAGCTCGCCGGTGCCTTCAAGGCCTCGCTGTTCGGAGCCGCATATCTGTTCAACGCACCGCTCTCGAAGGCCGTTCGCACGGTCGACGCGCTGCGTGAGAAGCAGGAGTCCGCTGCCTGA